In the Hordeum vulgare subsp. vulgare chromosome 7H, MorexV3_pseudomolecules_assembly, whole genome shotgun sequence genome, one interval contains:
- the LOC123412887 gene encoding uncharacterized protein LOC123412887: MDFFKLKKFGKARKGSRREGEALECEEEANPGNVGLEGDVFEENPEAAAGAGVANVGEEVGEEEEDEDDDFITNEVKRRLKDMRKNTFMVLIPEDENAEVEEDGDEEEEEEGSSSREWMESDVGEGFPLCGFDSLYDKYSQRMVAFDNMITQIFKDPGSFNISKKSPRSASKLASTLRSLSFKRRDELQEDCENLHQQQQSEDDPYQILETAYVAQVSLSWEAIHCTYMHLSLILAAQPENPTTYSCAAQAFQQFQVLLQRFVENEPFEQGSRFEIYARSRSSLSKLLQVPTFQVADGKDNAEDQMEPSILAPDLMKLLEECILTFRVFLKKDKKKSSVLMGVHGHTGSSIQQVQSSLDKKEMKVKELFKKKKGWKSKTWPTTMEEVQLLFALTDIKVVSRVLRMAKLSKEQLLWCEEKMSKLDLSDNKLRRDGCPILFPC, translated from the exons AtggatttcttcaagctcaagaaGTTTGGCAAGGCCCGGAAGGGCTCCAGGCGTGAGGGAGAGGCCTTGGAGTGCGAAGAGGAGGCCAACCCCGGGAATGTGGGTTTGGAGGGTGACGTCTTCGAGGAGAACCCTGAGGCGGCCGCAGGGGCCGGTGTGGCCAACGTgggggaggaggttggggaggaagaggaggacgaggacgacgattTCATCACCAACGAGGTGAAGCGGAGGCTCAAGGACATGAGGAAGAACACCTTCATGGTGCTCATCCCGGAGGATGAGAATGCTGAGGTGGAGGAGGatggggacgaggaggaggaggaggaagggagtAGCTCCAGGGAGTGGATGGAGTCCGACGTCGGTGAAGGGTTCCCGCTATGTGGCTTCGACTCGCTCTATGATAAGTACTCTCAGAGAATGGTGGCGTTTGATAACATGATTACACAGATCTTTAAGGATCCAG GGTCATTCAACATCTCAAAAAAGTCGCCTAGATCAGCATCAAAATTGGCATCAACCTTGCGCAGTCTATCATTCAAAAGGAGGGATGAGCTTCAGGAGGACTGTGAGAAtcttcatcagcagcagcagagcgAGGATGACCCTTACCAAATACTTGAGACTGCTTATgtcgcacaagtttctttaagctGGGAGGCTATTCATTGTACTTACATGCACCTGAGTCTGATACTGGCAGCACAGCCAGAGAATCCCACCACCTATAGCTGTGCTGCTCAAGCATTTCAGCAGTTCCAGGTTCTGTTGCAGAGATTTGTTGAGAATGAACCATTTGAGCAAGGTTCACGTTTTGAGATATATGCACGTTCACGGAGCTCCTTGTCGAAATTGCTTCAGGTTCCCACTTTTCAAG TTGCAGACGGGAAAGATAATGCTGAAGACCAAATGGAACCATCAATCTTGGCACCTGACCTCatgaaattattagaggagtgtaTCTTAACTTTCCGTGTTTTcctgaagaaggacaagaaaaagAGCAGTGTCCTCATGGGTGTTCATGGCCATACTGGAAGTTCGATTCAGCAAGTTCAATCCTCTCTGGATAAG AAGGAGATGAAGGTGAAAGAGCtgttcaagaagaagaagggatgGAAGAGCAAGACCTGGCCGACCACAATGGAGGAAGTGCAGCTGCTGTTTGCCCTGACGGACATCAAAGTGGTGTCGAGGGTCCTGAGGATGGCAAAGCTGAGCAAGGAGCAGCTGCTGTGGTGCGAGGAGAAGATGAGCAAGCTGGACCTCTCCGACAACAAGCTGCGGCGGGATGGATGCCCTATCCTCTTCCCCTGCTGA